The genomic segment GGATCTGTTTCAAGTTCAAGATAATTTCAGTTACGTCTTCAACAACACCTTTGATCGTTGAAAATTCGTGCGAAACGCCAGAAAACCTTATCGACGTAATTGCATATCCTTCTAACGAGGACAATAGAATACGGCGCAAAGCATTACCAATGGTTACACCAAAACCAGGCTCCAATGGACGAAATTCAAACGTACCATCAAAATCCGTAGATTTTTGCATGATAACTTTATCCGGTCTTTGAAATGCTAAAATTGCCATTTATTTTCTTTTAATGTTTATTTGTAATAATAATTGTAATACAATAGAAGATGCATACCCCAAAAATTGGACTATGCATGCTTCTATTTTATTTATTATTTAGAGTATAACTCAACGATTAAGTTCTCTTTAATGTTTTCAGGAATATCAGCTCTTTCTGGATAGCTTAAGAAAGTACCTTTCAATTCTTTCGCATTCCACTCTAACCAAGAAAATTTATTTACAGTACGACCTGCAACTGAATTTGTGATGGCTTCAAGTGTTTGAGAACGTTCACGAACGGCTACAACGTCACCTGGACGCAAGCTATATGATGGAATGTTAACAACTTCTCCGTTAACAGTAATGTGTTTATGAGATACTAACTGACGCGCAGCAGCACGAGTAGTAGCAATACCTAAGCGGTAAACTACGTTATCTAAGCGAGCTTCCAATAATTTTAGGAAGTTTTCACCTGTAATACCTTGTTTAGAGGCAGCTTTAACAAATAAGTTAGAGAATTGACGCTCTAACACACCGTAAGTGTATTTTGCTTTTTGTTTTTCCAACAACTGAATAGCGTATTCAGATTGTTTACCTCTGCGTTTAGAAGCTCCGTGTTGTCCAGGAGGATAATTTTTCTTTTCTAACGCTTTATCTGGGCCGAAGATCGGCTCTCTAAATTTACGGGCAATTTTGGACTTAGGTCCTGTATATCTAGCCATTTTCTTTTACAATTAAAGTATCTATCAGCCTGTAGCCGACGAATCTTATCTTTAAAATTAATTAAACTCTTCTGCGTTTTGGAGGACGACAACCGTTGTGAGGAAGTGGAGTGATGTCTTTAATAGTTGTCACATCAATTCCTACAGTCTGTAATGTTCTGATTGCAGATTCACGACCAGCACCAGGTCCTTTAACAAACACTTCTACTTTGCGCAAACCCAAGTCATAAGCAACTTTTCCACAGTCTTGAGCAGCTTGACCAGCTGCGTACGGCGTGTTCTTTTTAGAACCACGGAAACCCATTTTACCAGCACTAGACCAAGAAATAGTTTGTCCTTGATTGTTAGTCAAAGTTACAATGATATTATTAAACGTTGCGTTAATGTGAGCCTGACCTACAGGTTCAATAACAACGATACGCTTTTTTGCAGCTTTTTTAGTTTTAGCCATTTCTTATTTATTATTTAGTAGCTTTTTTCTTGTTTGCAACTGTCTTACGTTTACCTTTACGAGTACGTGAGTTGTTTTTAGTACGCTGACCACGAACTGGTAAGTGTTTACGGTGACGTAGTCCACGGTAACAGCCGATATCCATTAAACGTTTGATGTTTAATTGAATCTCCGAACGCAACGCACCTTCAACTTTCAATTCGTCATTAATGATGTTACGAATTGCTGACAATTGTTCATCATTCCAATCTTGCACCTTCACATCTTCGCTGATACCAGCTTTTTCCAAGATATATTGAGCACTTGCACGACCGATACCAAAAATATAGGTAAGGCCGATCACACCTCTTTTGTTTTTAGGTAAATCAATACCTGCTATCCTTGCCATATAATATTAAGCTATTATTTTTAATGATTAACCCTGACGTTGTTTAAACTTAGGGTTCTTTTTGTTAATTACAAAAACTTTACCTTTACGACGGATGATCTTACAGTCCGCGCTACGTTTTTTAATTGATGCTCTTACTTTCATGATATTTATTTTTTCAAAAGCTTGCGCTAATTAAAGGCTTACCTACTACTTATAGCGATAAGTGATCCTTCCTTTAGTCAAATCATAAGGAGACATTTCCAACTTAACTTTATCCCCGGGCAAAATCTTGATATAGTGCATACGCATTTTGCCTGAAATATGGGCAATGATTTCATGTCCATTTTCCAATTCTACCCTAAACATAGCATTAGAAAGTGCCTCTCTAATTATACCGTCTTGTTCTATTGAGGCTTGTTTAGCCATATATTCTCGATTAAATTTAATTTAAAAGCCTGCGAACAGGAGTGCAAAGATAAATAAAAATAATTGAAAACCAACTACTTTTTATTCAAAACTTTCTCTACATGTTCAAATGTCAGCAACACATCTGGCTGCCCCTTACGGATCGCCACCATTTGCTCGAAGTGCGCCGATAATTTTCCATCAACTGTACTTACCGTCCAGCCATCGTCCCAAAAACGGACACCAGCTCGTCCCGCATTGATCATCGGTTCGATACAAATGACCAAACCTTCCTCCAACTTGGGGCCAGATCCGCGTTTTCCATAATTCGGAACTTCAGGCTTTTCATGTAAGTGATATCCAACGCCATGCCCCACCAGCTCGCGCACAATGCCAAACCCAAATTTATTGACATACTCCTGGACAGCAGAAGAGATATCCCCGACGCGTTTACCGGCCACAGCCTGCTCAACACCCTTATACAATGATTCCTTTGTGACATCCAGTAACAACTGCGCCTCTTCAGAAATTTCGCCTACACCAAAGGTATAAGCTGAATCACTGATAAAACCGTTTAGATTGACACCACCATCGACCGAAACAAGATCACCATCTTTAATTTCATAATCACCCGGAAAACCATGAACAATCTGATCATTGACTGAAATACACAAAGAATATGGAAATCCCTGATAATTTAAGAACGCTGGCGTTCCACCATTATCATGAATATACTCATAAGCTAATTTATCAAGAGATATAGTTTTTATTCCAGGTTTAATCACTTTTGCGATTTCACCAAGCAATTGCGAAAGCACATCTGCTGACCTTCGCAATTGCTCTATATCGTCTGCTGACTTATAAAATACTTTAGACATCTAAAGAAATTAAATTGCCGAATGATCCATTCCCTCTACAGAAGCGGCCGAACGGCCTTTAATACGTCCTGTTTTCATCAATCCGTCATAATGACGCATCAATAAATGGGATTCGATCTGTTGCAAAGTATCCAACACCACACCTACTAAAATCAATAAGGACGTACCTCCGTAGAAGTGCGCAAATTGATTATTAATACCAAACAAACTTGCAATAGCAGGTAAAATAGCAATGATCGCTAAGAAAATTGCCCCCGGAAATGTAATATTTGATATTACGCGGTCTATAAAATTACTAGTTTCCAATCCTGGTTTAATACCCGGAACAAATCCTCCGTTCTTCTTCATGTCGTCCGACATTTGCTGTGGATTAACCATAATTGCTGTGTAGAAAAACGTGAATGCGATAATCAAAAACGCAAATGTCACGTTATACGCAACAGAAGTATAGTTACTCAGCGAGGTCAAAAATTCAGACTGAAGATTCGGGAAAAACTGTCCCAAACTCATTGGCACAAACATAATTGCCTGTGCGAAAATGATCGGCATTACCCCCGCTGCATTTACCTTTAAAGGTATATACTGGCGAACGCCACCGACTTGTTTATTGCCTACAATTTTCTTCGCATATTGTACAGGAATCTTGCGAACCCCTTGTACAATCAGAATCGTAAAGATCACAACGAAGAACAAAGCTACAAATTCAAGCAACAATGGAATTGGACCACCACCACC from the Sphingobacterium thalpophilum genome contains:
- the rpsD gene encoding 30S ribosomal protein S4, translating into MARYTGPKSKIARKFREPIFGPDKALEKKNYPPGQHGASKRRGKQSEYAIQLLEKQKAKYTYGVLERQFSNLFVKAASKQGITGENFLKLLEARLDNVVYRLGIATTRAAARQLVSHKHITVNGEVVNIPSYSLRPGDVVAVRERSQTLEAITNSVAGRTVNKFSWLEWNAKELKGTFLSYPERADIPENIKENLIVELYSK
- the rpsK gene encoding 30S ribosomal protein S11 — encoded protein: MAKTKKAAKKRIVVIEPVGQAHINATFNNIIVTLTNNQGQTISWSSAGKMGFRGSKKNTPYAAGQAAQDCGKVAYDLGLRKVEVFVKGPGAGRESAIRTLQTVGIDVTTIKDITPLPHNGCRPPKRRRV
- the rpsM gene encoding 30S ribosomal protein S13; this encodes MARIAGIDLPKNKRGVIGLTYIFGIGRASAQYILEKAGISEDVKVQDWNDEQLSAIRNIINDELKVEGALRSEIQLNIKRLMDIGCYRGLRHRKHLPVRGQRTKNNSRTRKGKRKTVANKKKATK
- the ykgO gene encoding type B 50S ribosomal protein L36, with product MKVRASIKKRSADCKIIRRKGKVFVINKKNPKFKQRQG
- the infA gene encoding translation initiation factor IF-1 → MAKQASIEQDGIIREALSNAMFRVELENGHEIIAHISGKMRMHYIKILPGDKVKLEMSPYDLTKGRITYRYK
- the map gene encoding type I methionyl aminopeptidase; amino-acid sequence: MSKVFYKSADDIEQLRRSADVLSQLLGEIAKVIKPGIKTISLDKLAYEYIHDNGGTPAFLNYQGFPYSLCISVNDQIVHGFPGDYEIKDGDLVSVDGGVNLNGFISDSAYTFGVGEISEEAQLLLDVTKESLYKGVEQAVAGKRVGDISSAVQEYVNKFGFGIVRELVGHGVGYHLHEKPEVPNYGKRGSGPKLEEGLVICIEPMINAGRAGVRFWDDGWTVSTVDGKLSAHFEQMVAIRKGQPDVLLTFEHVEKVLNKK
- the secY gene encoding preprotein translocase subunit SecY, encoding MKKLITTLTNIWKIDDLRTRILNTLLFLLIYRIGCHVVLPGVNPHALASGQKEGLLGLLDMFAGGSFSRSAIFALGVMPYISASIVVQLLGIAVPYFQKMQKEGESGRQKMNQITRYLTLGITLLQAFAYVRTQIEPSAKTIADPLFTILTAIVLTGGTLFVMWLGEKITDKGIGNGISLIIMTGIIAQLPSGITAEWVSRMAKGGGGPIPLLLEFVALFFVVIFTILIVQGVRKIPVQYAKKIVGNKQVGGVRQYIPLKVNAAGVMPIIFAQAIMFVPMSLGQFFPNLQSEFLTSLSNYTSVAYNVTFAFLIIAFTFFYTAIMVNPQQMSDDMKKNGGFVPGIKPGLETSNFIDRVISNITFPGAIFLAIIAILPAIASLFGINNQFAHFYGGTSLLILVGVVLDTLQQIESHLLMRHYDGLMKTGRIKGRSAASVEGMDHSAI